The Pseudosulfitobacter pseudonitzschiae genome includes a region encoding these proteins:
- a CDS encoding glycosyltransferase family protein has product MKVMIVVTHLLGTGHLTRALTLGRAFVAAGDTVVLVSGGVPVAHLDFDGIDLVQLPPLKSDGVDFSRMLTPDGTVADAIYLQTRRQALLDAFAGLRPDLLITELFPFGRRILRHEFTALLQAAQALEVPVLSSIRDILAPPSKPAKAALAEDLITTYYSGVLVHSVAGIAALDISWPVSENMQKCLYYTGFVAPAAPEPHPDGTGTGEVLVSAGGGSVGDNLFDAALAAAALDKGRKWRVLVGGSADRVAALRSRAPEHCTVDAARPDFRQMLCGAAVSVSMCGYNTALDVLQTGVRAVFVPFDAGDEVEQGLRADALAVQPGIAVLRAADLTAQRLLDSVNATLAAAPRAPLTEGVDGAAETVRVAHRILGEHHAG; this is encoded by the coding sequence GTGAAGGTTATGATTGTCGTCACACATCTGTTGGGCACCGGCCACCTGACCCGCGCCCTGACGCTGGGCCGCGCCTTTGTTGCGGCCGGTGACACCGTGGTGCTGGTCAGCGGCGGCGTGCCCGTCGCGCATCTGGATTTCGACGGCATTGATCTGGTGCAACTGCCGCCGCTCAAGTCCGACGGCGTTGACTTTAGCCGCATGCTAACGCCGGACGGGACCGTGGCCGATGCGATCTATCTCCAGACACGGCGACAGGCATTGCTGGACGCCTTTGCCGGTCTCCGTCCAGACCTGCTGATCACCGAGTTGTTCCCTTTCGGGCGTCGCATTTTACGCCACGAGTTCACCGCCCTGTTGCAAGCAGCCCAAGCGTTGGAGGTGCCTGTTCTGTCGTCGATCCGCGACATTCTGGCCCCCCCGTCAAAACCCGCCAAGGCAGCACTGGCCGAGGATTTGATCACCACCTATTACAGCGGTGTGCTGGTGCATTCCGTAGCCGGTATTGCCGCGTTAGACATCAGTTGGCCGGTATCCGAAAACATGCAAAAATGCCTGTATTACACAGGGTTCGTGGCCCCCGCGGCGCCCGAACCACACCCCGATGGCACCGGCACTGGCGAAGTTCTGGTCAGCGCTGGCGGCGGCAGTGTCGGCGATAACCTGTTCGACGCGGCACTGGCCGCCGCAGCGCTGGACAAGGGGCGAAAGTGGCGCGTTCTGGTGGGCGGCAGCGCGGATCGCGTCGCCGCCCTGCGCAGCCGCGCGCCCGAACACTGCACCGTAGACGCGGCCCGCCCCGACTTTCGGCAAATGCTGTGCGGGGCGGCTGTGTCGGTGTCCATGTGCGGCTACAACACCGCGCTGGACGTGCTGCAAACGGGCGTGCGGGCGGTCTTTGTGCCCTTTGATGCGGGCGATGAGGTCGAGCAGGGATTGCGTGCCGATGCGCTGGCCGTGCAGCCCGGAATTGCGGTACTGCGCGCGGCGGATCTGACGGCTCAACGCTTGCTGGATTCTGTGAACGCCACCCTCGCCGCAGCGCCGCGTGCGCCGCTGACCGAGGGCGTGGACGGAGCAGCGGAGACGGTGCGTGTTGCGCACCGGATTTTGGGAGAGCACCATGCAGGTTGA
- a CDS encoding histidine phosphatase family protein, whose protein sequence is MIRLALLRHGHTAWNRAHRIQGRTDIPLDDAAIAGLGALRLPAPWDTAQIWSSPLLRAVQTARLVSGRVPLTDPALMEMNWGNWEGLHGTDLRADRASGFCDIEDWGWNFAPPEGESPAAVRARLIPWANALARDSVAVCHIGVMRVLLAHATGWDFDGPAPFAVKRNRLFVIDISARGWAFDGEPVRLETRP, encoded by the coding sequence ATGATCCGCCTTGCCCTTTTGCGCCACGGCCACACCGCATGGAACCGCGCCCACCGCATTCAGGGGCGCACTGACATTCCGCTGGACGACGCGGCGATTGCCGGTCTAGGCGCCCTGCGTCTGCCCGCGCCCTGGGATACGGCCCAGATCTGGTCCAGCCCGCTGCTCCGCGCCGTACAAACCGCCCGGCTGGTTTCAGGTCGTGTGCCGCTGACCGATCCGGCCTTGATGGAAATGAACTGGGGCAACTGGGAGGGCCTACACGGCACCGACCTGCGCGCCGATCGAGCCAGCGGATTTTGCGACATCGAAGACTGGGGCTGGAACTTTGCCCCGCCGGAAGGCGAAAGCCCCGCTGCCGTGCGCGCGCGCCTGATCCCTTGGGCCAATGCGCTGGCCCGCGACAGCGTTGCAGTCTGCCATATCGGCGTGATGCGGGTGCTGCTGGCCCATGCGACCGGATGGGATTTTGATGGCCCCGCCCCCTTTGCCGTCAAACGCAACCGGTTGTTTGTCATAGATATTTCCGCCAGAGGCTGGGCGTTCGATGGCGAACCCGTACGATTGGAGACACGCCCGTGA
- a CDS encoding PA14 domain-containing protein translates to MKLIYTAITMAYIASPLWAAPLELMPADPQPTGLSEGLAVRYAYPPDVKTLAQAEAFLADAEPGEPLAGLDYRDTADGDMTLTSTSAHHVVAGISGFVRFETAGTYVIDFLSNDGLKASIGGQEVVVFDGRHPCEESEAAEVNVPQAGWYRLEAIYFQRTGSACLHMRAGQDEMQWMENTAFGH, encoded by the coding sequence ATGAAGCTGATTTATACTGCAATTACAATGGCTTACATCGCATCACCACTTTGGGCTGCTCCGCTGGAACTGATGCCTGCGGACCCGCAACCGACCGGGCTGTCCGAGGGGTTGGCGGTGCGCTATGCCTATCCGCCGGACGTGAAGACATTGGCGCAGGCCGAGGCGTTTCTGGCCGACGCAGAGCCGGGTGAACCGCTGGCCGGACTGGATTACCGCGACACCGCGGATGGTGACATGACGCTGACATCGACCAGCGCACACCATGTGGTTGCGGGCATTTCAGGCTTTGTCAGGTTCGAGACCGCTGGCACCTATGTCATTGATTTCCTGAGCAATGACGGGCTGAAAGCCAGCATTGGCGGGCAAGAAGTGGTGGTGTTTGACGGCCGCCACCCCTGCGAGGAATCCGAGGCTGCGGAGGTGAATGTGCCCCAAGCCGGATGGTACAGGCTGGAGGCAATCTACTTCCAGCGCACTGGGTCTGCCTGCCTGCACATGCGCGCGGGACAGGACGAAATGCAGTGGATGGAGAACACAGCCTTCGGGCACTGA
- a CDS encoding polysaccharide deacetylase family protein: MQVDWTPLRSALREARGQGRALRFWWRDDDAIAPTPALERLEGIAHAANVPVHIAVIPATATPELAEVSIASKVLVPVVHGWAHADTSAPEAKKSEFERNRSEAAGETALGLARMQKLFGAALVPMFVPPWNRISEGLVAQLAAQGYRGLSTFGPRGVEILHGLHLVNTHVDPIFWRGNRGLADTSWLIETAAAHIRSGSSEPLGLLTHHLVHTDDIWAFSARFIAEMQDGGALPFDLKSALKN, encoded by the coding sequence ATGCAGGTTGATTGGACCCCGCTGCGCAGTGCCTTGCGCGAGGCGCGTGGGCAGGGGCGCGCCCTGCGGTTTTGGTGGCGCGACGATGATGCCATTGCCCCCACGCCTGCGCTGGAACGATTGGAAGGCATCGCGCACGCGGCGAATGTGCCGGTTCACATCGCGGTGATCCCCGCAACAGCCACGCCGGAATTGGCCGAAGTTTCAATAGCTTCCAAGGTTCTGGTCCCCGTCGTTCACGGTTGGGCCCATGCTGACACCTCGGCGCCGGAGGCCAAGAAATCCGAGTTCGAGCGCAACCGTTCTGAAGCGGCGGGGGAGACTGCGTTGGGGTTGGCGCGGATGCAAAAACTGTTCGGGGCGGCGCTGGTGCCCATGTTTGTGCCGCCGTGGAACCGGATCAGTGAGGGGCTGGTCGCGCAACTGGCCGCGCAGGGGTATCGCGGGCTGTCGACATTTGGGCCGCGGGGGGTGGAAATCCTGCACGGGCTGCATCTGGTCAACACCCATGTCGATCCGATTTTCTGGCGTGGAAACAGAGGCTTGGCCGATACCTCATGGCTGATCGAGACCGCCGCTGCGCATATCCGGTCGGGCAGTTCCGAGCCGCTTGGGCTGCTGACCCACCACCTTGTCCATACCGATGATATATGGGCGTTTTCCGCGCGTTTCATCGCTGAAATGCAGGATGGCGGGGCGCTGCCATTTGACCTGAAAAGCGCATTGAAGAATTGA
- a CDS encoding glycosyltransferase, which produces MTRLPARLAVVVKGWPRLSETFIAQELVALEAAGLQLDIWSLRHPTDTKTHPLHDRFKGPVRYLPEYLHTEPARVARALLHAHRLPGWAAGWAAFRADYKRDRTRNRIRRFGQACVMARELPDDTGALYAHFLHTPASVTRYAAILRGLPWSFSAHAKDIWTSPEWDLRDKLSPATHGADFGATCTAFGADHLNGLSAGTPVDLVYHGLELSRFPPAPDRALRAVDAPLRMMSVGRMVEKKGFDRLIAALALLPVDLNWHWTHIGGGDLKDTLRAQAEAAGVADRIIWRGACDQPEVIAAMREADLFVLPSRVAEDGDRDGLPNVLMEAASQKLPILSTPVSAIPEFITDGTHGILSDDAPRALADAMTRVACAPALGPRLAEAAYTRLHAEFTMQPGIDHLARRLTALLSGAA; this is translated from the coding sequence ATGACCCGCCTGCCCGCCCGCCTTGCGGTGGTGGTCAAAGGATGGCCCCGCCTGTCCGAGACCTTTATCGCGCAAGAGCTGGTGGCGCTTGAGGCCGCAGGGTTGCAGTTGGACATCTGGTCGCTGCGCCATCCCACCGACACCAAGACACACCCGCTGCACGACCGTTTCAAAGGACCGGTACGCTATCTGCCCGAGTACCTGCACACGGAACCCGCACGCGTGGCCCGCGCCCTGCTGCACGCCCACCGTCTGCCTGGATGGGCTGCGGGTTGGGCGGCCTTTCGCGCTGATTACAAACGCGACCGCACCCGCAATCGCATCCGCCGTTTTGGGCAGGCTTGTGTCATGGCCCGTGAACTGCCCGACGATACCGGCGCGCTTTATGCGCATTTCCTGCACACACCCGCATCTGTTACCCGCTATGCCGCCATCTTGCGCGGCCTGCCGTGGAGCTTTTCGGCCCATGCCAAGGATATCTGGACCTCGCCCGAGTGGGATTTGCGGGACAAGCTGTCGCCCGCCACGCATGGTGCTGATTTTGGTGCCACCTGCACCGCGTTTGGTGCGGACCATCTGAACGGTTTGTCAGCGGGCACGCCTGTCGATCTGGTTTATCACGGGCTGGAGCTTAGCCGTTTCCCCCCCGCACCCGACCGCGCGTTGCGTGCAGTGGACGCACCCCTGCGGATGATGAGCGTCGGGCGTATGGTCGAGAAAAAGGGCTTTGACCGGCTGATCGCGGCGCTGGCCCTGCTGCCTGTGGATCTGAACTGGCACTGGACCCACATTGGCGGCGGCGACCTGAAGGATACCTTGCGCGCGCAGGCCGAGGCCGCAGGTGTGGCCGACCGGATCATCTGGCGCGGGGCCTGCGACCAGCCCGAAGTCATCGCCGCCATGCGCGAGGCCGATCTGTTCGTGCTGCCCAGCCGCGTGGCCGAAGACGGCGACCGCGACGGCCTGCCCAATGTGCTGATGGAAGCCGCCAGCCAGAAGCTGCCGATCCTGTCGACGCCCGTTTCGGCCATCCCCGAGTTCATCACCGACGGCACCCACGGCATCCTTAGCGACGATGCCCCCCGCGCGCTGGCCGACGCGATGACCCGTGTGGCCTGCGCCCCCGCACTGGGCCCGCGGCTGGCAGAGGCAGCCTACACCCGTTTGCACGCCGAATTCACCATGCAACCGGGCATTGACCATCTGGCCCGCCGCCTGACCGCATTGCTGTCGGGGGCCGCGTGA
- a CDS encoding glycosyltransferase family 4 protein, with amino-acid sequence MTVAVYAPLKAPDHPVPSGDRAMARALIAALELGGNETQVVSGLRIYDGRGDANLQADLMAKAQFEADRLLASDQAAGWTHWLTYHNYYKAPDLIGPVVCRALGIPYLQVESTRASKRMTGPWAAFAVASESACDAADAVLYLTERDSHALRRDAPEGQRLIHLHPFLARPDLPAQSDLSGPMLSVGMMRHGDKLGSYALIAQTLKLIVHRDWRLDIVGDGPARDEVAALMAPFGNRVQLRGLQTGAALDAFYAQASLLFWPGVNEAFGLTYLEAQAAGIPVVAQDRDGVRDVVVGGHPSPQDGPAALAGNITTLLDDPAARVIAGAAARTQVAAQHLLPAAARTLTQALQDCAR; translated from the coding sequence GTGACCGTTGCGGTCTATGCACCGCTCAAAGCGCCGGATCATCCGGTGCCCTCGGGTGACCGCGCGATGGCGCGAGCACTGATCGCAGCACTGGAACTGGGTGGAAACGAGACGCAGGTGGTGTCGGGCCTGCGCATCTATGACGGGCGGGGCGATGCCAACCTACAAGCTGATCTGATGGCCAAGGCGCAATTCGAGGCCGATCGCTTGCTGGCGTCGGATCAGGCGGCGGGCTGGACGCATTGGCTGACCTATCACAACTACTACAAAGCCCCCGACCTGATCGGCCCTGTGGTCTGCCGCGCCCTTGGTATCCCTTATTTACAAGTGGAATCGACCCGCGCCAGCAAGCGGATGACCGGCCCTTGGGCTGCGTTTGCCGTTGCGTCCGAGTCCGCCTGCGACGCCGCCGATGCCGTGCTGTACCTGACCGAACGCGACAGCCACGCCCTGCGTCGCGATGCGCCCGAAGGTCAGCGGCTGATCCACCTGCACCCGTTTCTGGCCCGCCCCGATCTGCCCGCGCAATCGGACCTGTCCGGCCCGATGCTGTCCGTGGGCATGATGCGTCACGGCGACAAGCTGGGCAGCTATGCCCTGATCGCGCAGACGCTAAAGCTGATTGTCCATCGGGACTGGCGGTTGGACATCGTCGGTGACGGGCCCGCACGCGACGAAGTGGCCGCGCTGATGGCCCCCTTCGGGAACCGCGTTCAACTGCGCGGACTGCAAACCGGTGCGGCCCTCGATGCCTTCTACGCGCAGGCGTCGCTGCTGTTCTGGCCCGGCGTCAACGAAGCCTTTGGCCTGACCTATCTTGAAGCACAAGCCGCAGGCATCCCCGTGGTAGCCCAAGACCGCGACGGCGTGCGCGACGTGGTTGTGGGGGGGCATCCGTCCCCACAGGACGGCCCCGCAGCACTGGCAGGGAACATCACCACCCTGCTGGACGATCCTGCCGCGCGCGTCATCGCAGGCGCCGCTGCCCGCACCCAGGTTGCGGCGCAACATCTGCTGCCTGCTGCGGCGCGCACGTTGACGCAGGCCTTGCAGGACTGTGCCAGATGA